In one window of Zingiber officinale cultivar Zhangliang chromosome 11A, Zo_v1.1, whole genome shotgun sequence DNA:
- the LOC122031082 gene encoding transcription factor PIF3-like — translation MRQKQETIQSRMINGTSDLFSIPDDEFAELAWENGQIVMQNQNSKARKGSFPSGAFSSRYGTVQEKDTREKVGKFPHPGAVDDHQLSRSSADNGENAQDDDIVPWISYPIEEVLPSETLQNDYCAEFLNEFSAFDVNPLSTHRSNVVGTGRTVGLSQEIRRSNNVEHGHVPKAPTWSSLGSSRMRTSHPQQFQAPALNSKSTVVDIRSNDNNVAQELNRRLQNQGPAGSKQKQQQGGMGTLMNFSHFARPTALAKANPHSYAGSRSNEKAFTPSSNPVTLRPVESNSGSKDINKVPGQSGSGPLRLELGSSMKNLHGGGSAEFSNKISGEDTLRSSKNCTNLPDGLPSSSFAASVALCRHDNRKDAEAVMPSSSMCSGNINVAASNEPKHGEKRKEYDAEDSDYLSHSEDLQDEYADIRKPPTGRGERTKRGRAAEVHNLSERRRRNRINEKMRALQELIPNCNKVDKASMLEEAIEYLKTLQMQVQIMSMGSRLYMPPPMMFPPAMQHLRGPMVAHFPSVGVGVGTSMGLTPGCPMIPIPPMHAPQFPCTPSSGLSCMNGIPGPINPSMFGVHGQGFPVLMPRPPQFGTLAGLSLNMNAEPDGHTNNAVGITSDHQQQQNLNGEPNASTDKTHIQITKDCL, via the exons ATGAGGCAAAAGCAAGAAACCATACAATCAAGGATGATAAATGGCACATCTGACCTGTTCTCTAT ACCTGATGATGAATTCGCCGAGTTAGCATGGGAGAATGGTCAGATTGTGATGCAGAACCAGAACAGTAAGGCGAGAAAGGGCTCCTTCCCAAGCGGTGCCTTCTCCTCCCGGTATGGCACTGTTCAAGAAAAGGATACCAGGGAAAAAGTTGGTAAATTTCCTCATCCTGGTGCAGTTGATGACCATCAGCTGTCAAGAAGTTCCGCTGACAACGGAGAGAATGCTCAAGATGATGATATTGTGCCGTGGATCAGTTATCCAATTGAGGAAGTTTTGCCAAGTGAGACTCTCCAGAATGATTATTGCGCTGAGTTCTTGAATGAGTTCTCTGCATTTGATGTGAATCCTCTATCAACCCACAGGAGTAATGTTGTTGGAACTGGTCGAACAGTGGGGTTAAGTCAAGAAATTAGAAGGTCAAACAATGTGGAACATGGCCATGTTCCAAAAGCACCTACATGGAGCAGTTTGGGTTCGAGCAGAATGAGAACCAGCCATCCACAGCAATTCCAAGCTCCAGCTCTCAATTCCAAGTCAACAGTAGTTGACATCAGGAGTAACGATAATAATGTAGCTCAAGAACTCAACAGAAGGCTGCAGAATCAGGGACCAGCGGGTTCCAAGCAGAAGCAGCAACAAGGCGGTATGGGAACTCTGATGAACTTCTCACATTTTGCAAGACCCACTGCACTTGCTAAAGCAAACCCCCATAGTTATGCTGGATCGCGAAGCAATGAGAAGGCATTTACTCCAAGCAGCAATCCTGTCACTCTGAGACCAGTTGAAAGTAATAGTGGCAGTAAGGATATTAACAAGGTACCAGGGCAATCAGGCTCTGGTCCACTCAGGTTGGAATTGGGATCATCCATGAAGAATCTTCATGGAGGAGGCTCAGCTGAATTTTCCAATAAAATCAGTGGGGAAGATACTCTGAGGAGCAGTAAGAATTGTACTAACTTGCCAGATGGTCTTCCAAGTTCAAGCTTCGCAGCCAGTGTGGCTCTTTGTAGGCATGACAACAGAAAAGATGCTGAAGCAGTTATGCCATCTTCGTCTATGTGTTCAGGGAATATCAATGTAGCTGCATCTAATGAACCCAAACATGGtgaaaagagaaaagaatatgATGCAGAAGACTCTGATTACCTCAGCCACAGCGAA GATCTCCAAGATGAGTATGCCGACATAAGGAAGCCGCCAACTGGACGTGGTGAAAGAACAAAGCGAGGTCGGGCTGCAGAAGTTCATAACTTGTCAGAAAGA CGGAGGAGGAACAGGATTAATGAAAAAATGCGTGCACTACAAGAGCTTATACCGAACTGTAACAAG GTGGACAAAGCTTCAATGCTTGAAGAGGCCATTGAATATCTTAAAACTCTTCAGATGCAAGTTCAG ATCATGTCCATGGGGAGTAGGCTGTACATGCCACCTCCTATGATGTTCCCCCCTGCAATGCAACACTTGCGCGGACCAATGGTGGCTCATTTCCCCTCGGTAGGTGTTGGAGTGGGCACCAGCATGGGATTAACCCCAGGTTGTCCAATGATTCCAATTCCACCGATGCATGCACCACAGTTTCCTTGCACTCCAAGTTCAGGGCTATCCTGCATGAACGGAATACCAGGACCTATAAATCCTTCAATGTTTGGAGTCCACGGTCAGGGATTTCCAGTTCTGATGCCCAGGCCCCCGCAATTTGGTACTTTAGCAGGACTTTCTCTGAATATGAATGCTGAGCCCGATGGACATACAAACAATGCTGTTGGAATTACCAGTGATCATCAACAGCAGCAGAACTTAAATGGAGAACCAAACGCAAGTACAGATAAAACACATATTCAG ATAACAAAAGATTGCCTATGA